A window from Choristoneura fumiferana chromosome 22, NRCan_CFum_1, whole genome shotgun sequence encodes these proteins:
- the LOC141440581 gene encoding attacin-like, translating to MLTIQFFALALLATAHARSVYLEDLKLQPYLIDVTNIDQDDFEDALTDHRYESVHPAYLNRVRRQLGSMSTNPDGSTNLNLKVPLVRGESNVLSAVGSASGIQSAAGYRDAGIKAGPGYGAAGGGLALDNIHGHQMSLTGQHVPGLGNQLTAAGRLGLVNTENHKLGANAFVTRTMPNIPNLPNFNTRGGSLDYSFRDKVGASLGMAHTDLLRKTDYSAMGNLNVFRSPTSSVDLNAGFTKSQSPFPAFNHNWRPQGGLSFTRYF from the exons ATGCTGACCATCCAGTTCTTCGCTCTAGCGCTCCTCGCGACCGCGCACGCTCGCTCCGTCTACTTAGAAGACTTAAAACTACAACCTTATCTCATAGATGTCACCAACATCGACCAAGATGACTTCGAAGACGCCCTCACAGACCATCGCTACGAGTCCGTTCACCCAGCTTACTTAAACAGAGTCCGTCGTCAACTCGGCAGCATGAGTACGAACCCTGATGGGAGCACAAATTTGAATCTGAAAGTGCCCCTGGTACGCGGGGAGAGCAACGTGCTGAGTGCGGTGGGATCCGCTTCGGGGATCCAGTCGGCAGCTGGGTACAGGGATGCGGGGATCAAGGCTGGGCCGGGGTATGGCGCCGCTGGCGGCGGACTGGCTTTAGACAATAT tcaCGGCCATCAGATGAGTCTCACCGGCCAGCACGTCCCAGGCCTGGGCAACCAGCTGACCGCCGCCGGAAGACTCGGCCTTGTCAACACGGAGAACCACAAGTTGGGCGCCAACGCGTTCGTCACCAGGACCATGCCTAACATCCCCAATCTGCCCAACTTTAACACCCGAGGTGGCAGCCTGGACTACTCCTTCAG GGACAAAGTGGGTGCTTCCCTCGGCATGGCGCACACGGACCTGCTCCGCAAGACAGACTACTCGGCGATGGGCAACCTGAACGTGTTCCGCAGCCCGACCTCCTCGGTGGACCTGAACGCTGGCTTCACCAAGTCACAGTCGCCCTTCCCCGCCTTCAACCACAACTGGAGGCCGCAGGGTGGTTTGAGCTTCACCCGCTATTTCTAG